AAGTGGGATTACCATAACAACAGGGTTTTCTGGTATTGTGAATTAGTTGGTCTGCGCACAAAATAAAGGCCCCGGTTGCAAATCAGGTAGTGTACCAAGATTTACGCCGGCCGGGACCTTCTTTTGTATGCCATAAAGTAGAATTACAATCAGGACTTGTCGGTATTGCTTTTGGGTTGACGGGGCCTTCTGGTAGCCTCGCCGCCTTTTTTACCAATACCTGCCATGTGCTCCCTGTTCATGCTCACAATACTGCCGCCTTTACGGCCGGCTTCGCGGGCTTCTTCAGGGGTGAAACGGTGTGCAACGCCCATGCGATGCGCAGCCTGGCCGCCTTTACTCGCGATACTTTTTTGTTTCGCTTTGTCCATAGCGGCAAAACCTCTCCGTGATTTGGGTTTTTCTTCTTTCTCTTCGTTTCCGTTTGTCTGTTTGCTGTCTGGCGTGGATGCATTCTGGTGAACAGACAATTGATCTTCAAAATTGATCATAGCGAGTGTGTTTAGGAAGTTAAGCAATAAATAGTTAAGCTAGATTAACATTAACATTTGATAACGAGTAGTAGTAGTGTAGTATGTGTAATGATTCCGCTGAAAAGGGGCAACAAACATGCCATTATAGTTGAATAGCAAAAAAACGAATTATATAAGCGCATAATCCAGAAATGGAAGGTATCCTAACGCAAAAACAGTGTAAAATTTCTACACTTCTACTGAGATATTTCCCCACTCCGGAATCCGCTTCTGGTAAGCTTTCAGACTATATTCTTGAATAAAGGATTATATACATGCTTTTTCATTTGATCAATCTGAACAATCTGATCGTACCACCATCCGCATTCTTTCTTTTTTTCGATGTTGTAACATGATTCTAATCCGCTCAAATCCAGTCTCCGCAATACTTTAGGGAATGCTTTGTGCGTGATATCCTGTCCGACACAAACAAATGCTTATGTATACACTTGGGATCAACGCGGCATTCCACGACTCCGCCGCGTGCATATTAAAAGACGGACAACTATTGGCAGCAGCGGAAGACGAACGTTTCACACACATCAAACACGGCAAGCGCCCCATTCCATTTTCTACGTATGAACTACCTTTTCACGCTATCGATTATTGCCTCAAAGTAGCAGGAATTCATCTTAAAGATGTTGATCATATCGCTTATTCTTTTGATCCGTTTATCCTGCTTGGCGACAAAGCCAAAAATGAGGAACTGATTGAATTACCGCTTCGTCCGTCATATGTGCCGAAGAACGAAAAGTGGTTGTCGCCCTGGGACCCGTTATTCCTCTCTTCCATTGTTAACGCCCCCGGACAACTGGTAGACGGCTATCCGCATCATTTGCAGCAACGATTTAAAGGTGCGTCGATTCATCCCTCGCAATGGCATTATGTCGAACACCATCTGTCGCATGCCGCCAGCGCTTACCTGCCCTCACCATATGAACAGGCAGCAGTCCTTACAATCGACGGCCGCGGAGAAAAAGCGACTACCACGTTCAATATGGGAGAGGGGAACGATATCCGCCGCCTGTCGCAGGTAGATCTGCCGCATTCACTCGGACTGCTATATGAGCAGGTAACCAGTCACCTCGGCTTCCTGCATTCTTCCGACGAATATAAGGTAATGGCACTTGCCTCTTACGGCAAACCTGTGTACGTAAAGGAGTTCCGGTCTATGGTACACCTGATGGACAGTGGCCTGTACCGCATCGATCACGAGCGGTTGGAAGAGCTGATTGGCCCGGCACGACAGCGGGGCGAAGAATTTGGTGACCGCCATTTCAATATTGCACATTCGTTGCAGGCGGTGTTGCAGGAAAGTGTGCTGGAACTCGCCACCTGGTTAAAGCGGGAAACGGGAGCGGAGCAATTGTGTTTCGCCGGCGGTGTAGCGCTAAACTGTGTACTCAATGCCTGCATCCGCGATGCCGGCCTGTTTAAGAACGTGTGGGTGCAGCCTGCAGCGGGCGATTCGGGCACCGCACTCGGCGCGGCATTGTGGGTAAATGCGCAGCAACAGGGTACGCAAGCCAAACGGTTTTTCATGGACCATGCGTACTGGGGGCCCGATTACCAGGATGAGGAAATTGAAGCGTTCCTGAAGTGGACCAAAACACCCTATCGCAAGCTGGAAAATGTAGCAGAAGAAACGGCAAACCTGCTTGCGGAAGATAAAATTATTGGCTGGTACCAGGGGCGCATGGAATATGGTCCAAGAGCACTTGGCAGCCGGTCTATACTCGCATCACCTATTCATGCGGATATGCAGGCGCGCCTTAATGAGGTGAAAGATCGTGAAGACTTTCGGCCCGTAGCACCAGCCGTGTTGGAAGAAGATGCGGGCGACTGGTTTGAAGGCGCATCCTACTCACCTTTTATGCTGTTTGTGTATAAGGTGAAAGAAGATAAAAAAGATAAGATCCCCGCCGTATGCCATGTGGACGGTACCGCGCGCATTCAAACGGTGAACAGGTCGCAGCATGAACGCTACTACGATCTCCTGAGGGCTTTTAAAGAAAAAACAGGTGTACCGGTGTTGATCAACACCTCTTTCAATACGTTGGGTAAGCCAATCGTATGTACGCCGAGGGATGCCGTAGAGTGCTTCTGGTCGAGCCCCTTCGATGCATTGGTGATCGGATCTTTCTTAATTGAAAAGAAAAAATAAGTGTATGAATATTACCGTGGTAGTACCTACCTACAAACGCCCCACTTTGTTGATGGAATGCCTGAAAGCACTTGCTAATCAGCATTTTGATAAAGAGGGTTTTGAAATTATGGTAGTAAGCGATGGCTCGGATATGCTTACGCGAAACGTGGTGGCTTCGTGGGAACAAACCAGTTTGCTAAACGTTTATTACCTCGCGCTGCCCGAAAAGAGAGGTCCCGCGGCGGCCCGCAACCTCGGTTGGAAGTCTGGCAGTGGCAGCCTCGTCGCCTTTACGGACGACGATTGTATACCAGACGTTAACTGGTTGCCAAACCTCTGGCAGTCTTATGTTGGCGGGGAAGTAGCTATTACAGGCCGCGTAATGGTGCCTTTATCCGGCACGCCCACCGATCACGAATCTAATACGGCGCATCTCGAAACGGCGGACTTCATCACGGCGAATTGTGCGATTTCCCGGTCGGCGTTGCAGCGTATTGGCGGGTTTGATGAAGCGTATACGATGGCCTGGCGTGAAGACAGTGATATGGAATTTAAGTTGTTGCAGGCAGGTACGCCTATCTGCAAACAACCGGCGGCGATCGTCGTGCATCCTGTACGCAAAGCGGCCTGGGGAAGCAGTCTTCGGGACCAGCGCAAAACGATGTTCAACGCTTTGTTGTATAAAAAGTTTCCCGGTCTGTATCGCCGGAAGATAGGGCAGCGCCCCCCCGCCTTTTATTACAGTATGGTGTTCGCGGCATTGCTGTCGCTGGCATTTTATGCGTCCGGCCAGGTGTTGCCGGGCCATGTGATGTTCGGCTTTTGGATGGTACAGTGGCTCCTTTTCAGTATACAGCGGTTAAGTAACACGTCGCGCCGGCCGCAGCATGTGTTGGAAATGCTCGTTACTTCCGCACTTATCCCATTTCTTTCGATTTACTGGAGCTGGTATGGCGCATACCGGTATAAAGTGCTTTACATCTGAGTATGCCTTTTTCTCATTCGACCATTCACCATATTACCGTATTTCGCGCGTTGCAGTTAGGCGATATGCTTTGTACCGTTCCGGCTTTACGTGCGCTCCGGCGTCACTTCCCGGAAGCGATGATCACGCTGGCTGGTTTACCATGGGCGGCCGGTTTTGTGCGCCGCTTTAATCGTTATGTAGATGCGTTCGTACATTTTCCAGGTTACCCGGGATTGCCAGAGCAACATGTATCACCGCAGGAAGTATTACGTTTTACGGAGTTGATGCAGGCCAGTAATATCGACCTGGTGTTGCAGATGCAGGGAAACGGCAGCATCGTGAACCCGATGATCGAACTTTGGGGCGCACGCCATACTGCGGGCTTCTGGCGGAAAGAGGACTACTGCCCGGACCCCGATACGTATGTGGAATACCCGGGTAATATGCATGAAATTGACAGGCACCTCCGCCTGCTCAGGCACCTCCATATCCCGAACGATGGAAGGGAGCTGGAGTTCCCGATTACGCTGGAAGATTTCGAAGCATATAACAAATTACAATTGGGTTTACGGCCCGGGCGGTATATCGTCGTACACCCAGGTTCGCGGGGCGATTGGCGGCAATGGCCTCCCGCACATTTCGCCGCAGTGGCCAACCGTTTTTACCGAGATGGTTTTAAGATCGTGGTAACCGGCACAGATGCGGAACGGCCGCTCACCGCAAAACTACTCGCACAGCTAAAGTTTCCTGCGATGGACCTTACCGGACGAACGTCACTGGGCGCTATGGGGTTACTGCTTACAAATGCTGCCGGGCTGCTCTCGAACTGTACGGGAGT
This genomic interval from Chitinophaga horti contains the following:
- a CDS encoding KGG domain-containing protein, with translation MINFEDQLSVHQNASTPDSKQTNGNEEKEEKPKSRRGFAAMDKAKQKSIASKGGQAAHRMGVAHRFTPEEAREAGRKGGSIVSMNREHMAGIGKKGGEATRRPRQPKSNTDKS
- a CDS encoding carbamoyltransferase family protein gives rise to the protein MYTLGINAAFHDSAACILKDGQLLAAAEDERFTHIKHGKRPIPFSTYELPFHAIDYCLKVAGIHLKDVDHIAYSFDPFILLGDKAKNEELIELPLRPSYVPKNEKWLSPWDPLFLSSIVNAPGQLVDGYPHHLQQRFKGASIHPSQWHYVEHHLSHAASAYLPSPYEQAAVLTIDGRGEKATTTFNMGEGNDIRRLSQVDLPHSLGLLYEQVTSHLGFLHSSDEYKVMALASYGKPVYVKEFRSMVHLMDSGLYRIDHERLEELIGPARQRGEEFGDRHFNIAHSLQAVLQESVLELATWLKRETGAEQLCFAGGVALNCVLNACIRDAGLFKNVWVQPAAGDSGTALGAALWVNAQQQGTQAKRFFMDHAYWGPDYQDEEIEAFLKWTKTPYRKLENVAEETANLLAEDKIIGWYQGRMEYGPRALGSRSILASPIHADMQARLNEVKDREDFRPVAPAVLEEDAGDWFEGASYSPFMLFVYKVKEDKKDKIPAVCHVDGTARIQTVNRSQHERYYDLLRAFKEKTGVPVLINTSFNTLGKPIVCTPRDAVECFWSSPFDALVIGSFLIEKKK
- a CDS encoding glycosyltransferase family 2 protein → MNITVVVPTYKRPTLLMECLKALANQHFDKEGFEIMVVSDGSDMLTRNVVASWEQTSLLNVYYLALPEKRGPAAARNLGWKSGSGSLVAFTDDDCIPDVNWLPNLWQSYVGGEVAITGRVMVPLSGTPTDHESNTAHLETADFITANCAISRSALQRIGGFDEAYTMAWREDSDMEFKLLQAGTPICKQPAAIVVHPVRKAAWGSSLRDQRKTMFNALLYKKFPGLYRRKIGQRPPAFYYSMVFAALLSLAFYASGQVLPGHVMFGFWMVQWLLFSIQRLSNTSRRPQHVLEMLVTSALIPFLSIYWSWYGAYRYKVLYI
- a CDS encoding glycosyltransferase family 9 protein, producing the protein MPFSHSTIHHITVFRALQLGDMLCTVPALRALRRHFPEAMITLAGLPWAAGFVRRFNRYVDAFVHFPGYPGLPEQHVSPQEVLRFTELMQASNIDLVLQMQGNGSIVNPMIELWGARHTAGFWRKEDYCPDPDTYVEYPGNMHEIDRHLRLLRHLHIPNDGRELEFPITLEDFEAYNKLQLGLRPGRYIVVHPGSRGDWRQWPPAHFAAVANRFYRDGFKIVVTGTDAERPLTAKLLAQLKFPAMDLTGRTSLGAMGLLLTNAAGLLSNCTGVSHMAAALRTPSVVISMDGEPGRWAPLNRDLHTTIDWLRHPDLELVMEAADNLVKKTKSQI